The following are encoded in a window of Cydia amplana chromosome 20, ilCydAmpl1.1, whole genome shotgun sequence genomic DNA:
- the LOC134657479 gene encoding dopamine receptor 1-like, which produces MEFASLLPTNAVFEFNETATVEYSDGEDPDAVTLLSVLLVGIFLSLLIFLSVAGNILVCIAIYTDRGLRRIGNLFLASLAIADMLVAAAVMTFAGVNDLLGYWVFGEQFCDTWVACDVMCSTASILNLCAISLDRYIHIKDPLRYGRWVTRRVAVATIATIWLLAGLVSFLPISLGLHRPHEEATATQRPPRYPTCALVLTPTYAVVSSCISFILPCIVMISIYCRLYCYAQKHVKSIRAVTRTVQLPDNRTKSVRTRVHTHVHSSPYHVSDHKAAITVGIIMGVFLLCWVPFFCVNIVAAFCKTCIPDLAFKILTWLGYSNSAFNPIIYSIFNTEFREAFKKILTSRYPLCCGYQSVRANTPTRNENFVTDYGTKTLVVRRSGSLGLSGVDPTPRSSADSVRPLRDHHI; this is translated from the exons ATGGAGTTCGCCTCTTTGTTACCCACCAAT GCAGTATTCGAGTTCAATGAGACGGCGACGGTGGAGTACAGCGATGGCGAGGACCCGGACGCCGTCACTTTGCTATCCGTCCTCCTCGTTG GCATATTCCTGTCCCTGCTCATATTCCTGAGCGTGGCCGGTAACATCCTAGTATGCATAGCCATCTACACAGACCGGGGGTTGAGGCGTATCGGCAACCTGTTCCTGGCTTCACTAGCTATCGCAGATATGCTGGTTGCCGCTGCCGTTATGACGTTTGCTGGAGTCAACGATTTGTTGGG TTACTGGGTATTCGGCGAGCAGTTCTGCGATACCTGGGTCGCGTGTGACGTCATGTGTTCCACCGCCTCCATCCTCAACCTGTGCGCCATATCTCTGGACCGATACATCCACATCAAGGACCCTCTAAG GTACGGCCGTTGGGTGACCCGTCGTGTGGCCGTAGCGACCATCGCCACAATCTGGCTGCTGGCGGGCCTCGTCAGCTTCCTGCCGATCTCGCTCGGCCTCCACCGGCCCCACGAGGAGGCCACGGCTACGCAGAGGCCGCCTCGGTACCCGACCTGCGCGCTGGTGCTCACGCCGACGTATGCTGTGGTCTCGAGCTGTATATCCTTCATACTGCCCTGTATCGTCATGATCAGTATATACTGCAG GCTCTACTGCTACGCTCAGAAACACGTGAAATCCATCCGCGCCGTCACCCGGACCGTCCAGCTGCCGGACAACCGGACCAAGTCCGTCCGGACACGTGTCCACACGCACGTGCACTCGTCCCCGTACCACGTGTCCGACCACAAGGCGGCCATCACGGTGGGAATCATCATGGGCGTGTTCCTGCTGTGCTGGGTGCCGTTCTTCTGCGTTAACATTGTCGCCGCGTTCTGCAAGACGTGTATCCCTG ACTTAGCATTCAAAATTCTGACATGGCTCGGATATTCAAACTCGGCGTTCAATCCGATCATCTATTCAATATTCAACACGGAGTTCCGCGAGGCGTTCAAGAAAATCCTGACGTCGAGGTACCCGTTATGCTGCGGGTACCAAAGCGTGAGAGCCAACACACCTACCAGAAACGAGAACTTCGTCACAGATTATGGGACGAAGACGTTGGTGGTGCGGAGAAGTGGATCGCTAGGGTTGTCAGGAGTGGACCCGACTCCGAGGTCCTCGGCGGACTCGGTCCGGCCTCTCAGGGACCACCATATCTGA